In the Theobroma cacao cultivar B97-61/B2 chromosome 1, Criollo_cocoa_genome_V2, whole genome shotgun sequence genome, one interval contains:
- the LOC18612377 gene encoding GDSL esterase/lipase At2g04570, giving the protein MKYASLEMSYTRVTWLFVSLSLILFASARAQVPAIIVFGDSSVDSGNNNVIPTLLKSNFKPYGRDFYGGHPTGRFCNGRIPPDFISEAFGLKPAIPAYLDPAYTISDFATGVCFASAGTGYDNATSKVLNVIPLWKELEYYKEYQQKLRAYVGKKKANQILSEALYLMSLGTNDFLENYYIFPTRKSQFSVRQYQDFLLGLGENFIRELHGLGVRKLSVTGLPPMGCLPLERVTNILGQNDCVDEYNNVALEFNRKLEGLVAKLNKDLPGMRMVSAPAYDIFYQIIKRPSLFGFEVTGLACCSTGTFEMSYLCSQYNPFTCSDANKYVFWDAFHPTEKTNKIISDHLIPGLLAKFSH; this is encoded by the exons ATGAAATACGCAAGTCTGGAAATGTCTTACACGCGTGTTACATGGCTTTTCGTGTCTTTATCACTGATACTTTTCGCTTCAGCCAGAGCCCAAGTTCCGGCGATCATAGTTTTTGGAGACTCCTCCGTCGATTCAGGAAACAATAACGTGATTCCGACACTCCTGAAGAGCAATTTTAAGCCTTATGGTCGTGATTTTTATGGTGGTCATCCCACTGGGCGCTTCTGCAATGGCCGAATCCCTCCTGATTTCATCTCCGAGGCTTTTGGGCTCAAGCCAGCTATACCAGCCTACTTGGATCCAGCTTATACTATATCGGACTTTGCCACTGGAGTTTGTTTTGCCTCTGCTGGAACTGGCTACGACAATGCAACCTCCAAAGTGCTA AATGTGATACCACTATGGAAGGAATTAGAGTACTATAAGGAATACCAGCAAAAACTGAGAGCCTATGTCGGTAAGAAGAAGGCAAATCAAATTCTGAGTGAGGCCTTGTACCTGATGAGCTTAGGGACAAACGATTTCCTAGAAAACTACTACATTTTTCCCACCCGAAAATCTCAGTTCTCAGTGAGACAATACCAGGATTTCCTACTGGGACTTGGTGAAAATTTCATCAGGGAGCTCCACGGTCTAGGAGTTCGGAAATTGTCCGTAACCGGCCTTCCTCCAATGGGGTGTTTGCCATTGGAGAGGGTCACGAATATCCTGGGTCAAAATGATTGTGTAGATGAATACAACAATGTGGCTTTAGAATTCAACAGGAAATTGGAGGGGTTGGTGGCAAAGCTGAACAAAGACCTTCCGGGAATGCGAATGGTGTCTGCACCCGCATATGACATTTTCtatcaaattattaaaagGCCTTCTCTATTCG GGTTTGAGGTGACTGGTCTGGCTTGTTGTTCAACAGGGACTTTTGAAATGAGTTACCTATGCAGTCAGTATAACCCATTTACATGTAGTGATGCaaataaatatgtattttGGGATGCTTTCCATCCTACagagaaaacaaacaaaatcatCTCCGACCATCTCATTCCTGGTCTTTTAGCTAAGTTTTCTCATTGA